In bacterium, the following proteins share a genomic window:
- a CDS encoding flagellar biosynthetic protein FliR, producing MVFELDITLLAVTFALTVRFAVLAATLPMLDVKAVPAIWRFGLAVTLAAALAPAVALSVPPGAITLAWRPFVTEAFRSLVIGMMLGFTLNLVFVAVRFAGDVAGMQIGFSIVNAFDPMTNSQISVISQFYHLLAVLLFFATGAHLVLISAMFQSCLALPPFGGGDLTGGAWHLLREFSSVFVMGLRIAAPIVIVLLLISAAMGVIVKTVPQLNVLVVGFPIKIGVGLITLGASLMFFKQVVTGMFAGMPDQLARTLAAMQ from the coding sequence GTGGTCTTCGAGCTCGACATCACCCTGCTGGCCGTGACCTTCGCGTTGACCGTCCGGTTCGCCGTGCTGGCCGCGACGCTGCCCATGCTCGACGTCAAGGCAGTGCCTGCGATCTGGCGCTTCGGGCTGGCCGTCACGCTGGCGGCGGCCCTGGCGCCGGCGGTGGCTCTCTCCGTCCCGCCGGGCGCAATCACGCTGGCCTGGCGCCCGTTCGTGACGGAGGCCTTCCGCTCGCTGGTCATCGGCATGATGCTCGGCTTCACGCTGAACCTCGTCTTCGTCGCCGTCCGCTTCGCCGGCGACGTGGCGGGCATGCAGATCGGCTTCTCGATCGTGAATGCCTTCGATCCCATGACCAACAGCCAGATCTCGGTCATCTCGCAGTTCTACCACCTGCTGGCGGTGCTGCTCTTCTTCGCCACCGGCGCGCACCTGGTGCTGATCTCGGCGATGTTCCAGTCCTGCCTGGCGCTGCCTCCGTTCGGCGGCGGCGACCTGACGGGTGGAGCCTGGCACCTGCTGCGCGAGTTCAGTTCGGTATTCGTGATGGGCCTGCGCATCGCGGCGCCGATCGTCATCGTCCTGCTCCTGATCAGCGCGGCCATGGGCGTCATCGTCAAGACGGTGCCCCAGTTGAACGTGCTGGTGGTCGGCTTCCCGATCAAGATCGGGGTCGGCCTCATCACGCTCGGCGCCTCGCTCATGTTCTTCAAGCAGGTGGTCACCGGGATGTTCGCCGGCATGCCCGACCAGCTTGCCCGGACACTCGCTGCCATGCAATAG
- the fliP gene encoding flagellar type III secretion system pore protein FliP (The bacterial flagellar biogenesis protein FliP forms a type III secretion system (T3SS)-type pore required for flagellar assembly.), translating into MPETGNRLSHLDSLLRPLAAAPHGAGPRRLVRVVHLVLLLALLAGLAAPALAAAPIAPIRGANTAPPSSPTLTLKLEGADGPKSMDSALKIVILMTVLSLAPAILMLLTSFTRIVIVLGFLRQAIGANQAPANQILVGLAVFLTMVVMAPTFTRINTDAVQPLLNEQIGQREAFEKAQVPLKEFMLRQVREKDIALFLDLTQTPVPGSPEELPMLVVVPAFVIGELKTAFQMGFVLFMPFLIIDMVVASVLMSMGMMMLPPVLISLPFKILLFVLVDGWFLVVKSLVQAFQ; encoded by the coding sequence ATGCCGGAAACGGGGAACCGCTTGTCGCATCTCGACTCACTGCTCCGACCGCTGGCCGCCGCACCGCACGGGGCCGGCCCGCGCCGGCTGGTCCGGGTCGTCCACCTGGTGCTCCTGCTGGCGCTCCTGGCCGGCCTGGCGGCCCCGGCCCTGGCCGCCGCGCCGATCGCGCCCATCCGCGGGGCCAATACCGCGCCTCCTTCGTCGCCGACGCTGACCCTCAAGCTCGAGGGCGCAGACGGCCCGAAGTCGATGGATTCGGCCCTGAAGATCGTCATCCTGATGACGGTCCTCTCGCTGGCGCCGGCCATCCTCATGCTGCTGACCAGCTTCACGCGCATCGTGATCGTGCTGGGCTTCCTGCGCCAGGCCATCGGCGCCAACCAGGCGCCGGCCAACCAGATCCTCGTCGGCCTGGCCGTGTTCCTGACCATGGTCGTGATGGCGCCGACCTTCACGCGCATCAACACCGATGCGGTGCAGCCGCTGCTCAACGAGCAGATCGGGCAGCGCGAGGCCTTCGAGAAGGCCCAGGTGCCGCTGAAGGAGTTCATGCTGCGCCAGGTGCGCGAGAAGGACATCGCGCTGTTCCTCGACCTGACGCAGACCCCGGTGCCCGGCAGCCCCGAGGAACTGCCGATGCTGGTCGTCGTGCCCGCCTTCGTCATCGGCGAACTCAAGACGGCGTTCCAGATGGGCTTCGTGCTCTTCATGCCCTTCCTCATCATCGACATGGTGGTCGCCTCGGTCCTCATGTCGATGGGTATGATGATGCTGCCGCCGGTGCTCATCAGCCTTCCCTTCAAGATCCTCCTGTTCGTGCTCGTTGACGGCTGGTTCCTGGTCGTCAAGTCGCTCGTGCAGGCGTTCCAGTAG
- a CDS encoding flagellar hook-basal body complex protein: MFKSLYSGVSGLGANLTNLDVIGNNIANSNTVGFKSGRVTFNEMLTQTMKSASRPVSGGLGGTNPQQIGLGTMVGSIDTNFNQGNFETTGKKTDIAIQGPGFFVLSDGTSRVYTRAGVFGLDSENQMVNPATGLRVQGLMADTTGNIVAGPLGDIFIDPALVVPAQPSSTVQLMGNLDSASDAKGTVRQSGSFLVAAAGTDLLSTLSTATGSSMALSPGTQVQINGQAGGNAITAAPVTITEGMTLQDLVAGLNAALTADSQLLTLAVAADGSLTATNAGGIVENLSISNSSGGGTLFSFAGSIAAAGTGSSTAALSYADETDLLVNLRNAEGEPLGIDVTAGAVDLAVGGSVGGDPVTGRTLSVDGTTTLADLMQEIQYSLGINTSPVEINDTGRIVVRGEVGMDQAIGDVTIAQVGAVTDFDDAFAFTETQQAEDQKTFSMSTTVYDSLGAEHTVSFSFEKVPGQNEWIWNAAMEGGEDILSGGSGRMRFSEAGAISSFTFDDGSSGLQFQPQATGLEGASNVTLAIDYGDIGALNGLTQFEGSGTLKSVADGYGTGTLVDFNIDQSGLITGVFSNDTSQAIAQIALATFSNADGLTREANNTYRRSGNSGEAVEVFAGSGNGVSLVTGALETSNVDLAREFTNLVVAQRAFQANSRVVTTADQVMQELVNLVR; the protein is encoded by the coding sequence ATGTTCAAGTCTCTCTACTCCGGTGTATCGGGCCTCGGTGCCAACCTGACGAACCTGGACGTCATCGGCAACAACATTGCCAACAGCAACACTGTCGGGTTCAAGTCGGGGCGCGTCACGTTCAACGAGATGCTCACGCAGACCATGAAGTCCGCCAGCCGTCCCGTGAGCGGCGGCCTGGGCGGCACCAATCCGCAGCAGATCGGCCTGGGCACGATGGTGGGCAGCATCGACACCAACTTCAACCAGGGCAACTTCGAGACCACCGGCAAGAAGACCGACATCGCCATCCAGGGGCCGGGCTTCTTCGTGCTCAGTGACGGCACCAGCCGTGTCTACACGCGCGCCGGCGTGTTCGGCCTCGACAGCGAGAACCAGATGGTCAACCCGGCCACCGGCCTGCGCGTTCAGGGCCTGATGGCCGACACCACCGGCAACATCGTCGCCGGCCCGCTCGGCGACATCTTCATCGACCCCGCGCTCGTGGTGCCGGCCCAGCCGTCGAGCACCGTGCAGTTGATGGGCAACCTCGACTCGGCCAGCGACGCCAAGGGCACCGTGCGCCAGAGCGGCAGCTTCCTGGTCGCGGCCGCCGGCACCGACCTGCTGAGCACCCTCAGCACGGCAACCGGTTCCAGCATGGCCCTGAGCCCCGGTACGCAGGTGCAGATCAACGGTCAGGCCGGAGGCAACGCCATCACCGCCGCGCCGGTGACGATCACCGAGGGCATGACGCTGCAGGACCTCGTCGCCGGCCTCAACGCGGCGCTGACGGCGGACAGCCAGCTGCTCACGCTGGCCGTCGCCGCCGACGGTTCGCTGACGGCGACCAATGCCGGCGGCATCGTCGAGAACCTCTCCATCTCCAACAGCAGCGGCGGCGGTACGCTGTTCTCCTTCGCGGGCTCGATTGCCGCTGCCGGCACCGGCTCCTCGACGGCGGCCCTGTCCTACGCCGACGAGACGGATCTCCTGGTCAACCTGCGCAATGCCGAGGGTGAACCTCTGGGCATCGACGTCACGGCGGGTGCGGTCGACCTGGCGGTCGGCGGCTCCGTCGGCGGCGATCCGGTCACCGGCCGGACGCTCTCGGTCGACGGCACGACCACGCTGGCCGACCTGATGCAGGAGATCCAGTACTCACTCGGCATCAACACGAGCCCCGTCGAGATCAACGACACGGGCCGCATCGTGGTGCGCGGCGAAGTAGGCATGGACCAGGCCATCGGCGACGTGACTATCGCCCAGGTGGGCGCCGTGACCGACTTCGACGATGCCTTCGCATTCACCGAAACCCAGCAGGCCGAGGACCAGAAGACCTTCTCGATGTCGACGACGGTCTACGATTCGCTTGGCGCCGAGCATACGGTCAGCTTCAGCTTCGAGAAGGTGCCCGGCCAGAACGAATGGATCTGGAACGCCGCCATGGAGGGCGGCGAGGACATCCTGTCGGGCGGCTCGGGCCGCATGCGGTTCTCCGAGGCCGGCGCCATCAGCAGCTTCACCTTCGACGACGGCAGCAGCGGGCTGCAGTTCCAGCCGCAGGCGACCGGCCTCGAGGGCGCTTCGAACGTGACGCTGGCCATCGATTACGGCGACATCGGCGCCCTGAACGGACTGACCCAGTTCGAGGGTTCCGGCACGCTGAAGTCCGTGGCCGACGGCTACGGAACCGGCACCCTGGTCGACTTCAACATCGACCAGAGCGGCCTGATCACCGGCGTTTTCTCCAACGACACCTCGCAGGCCATCGCCCAGATCGCGCTGGCGACGTTCTCGAACGCCGACGGCCTGACGCGTGAAGCCAACAATACGTACCGGCGCAGCGGCAACTCGGGCGAGGCCGTCGAGGTCTTCGCCGGCTCCGGCAACGGGGTGTCGCTGGTGACGGGCGCCCTGGAGACGAGCAACGTGGACCTGGCGCGCGAGTTCACCAACCTGGTGGTCGCTCAGCGCGCCTTCCAGGCCAACAGCCGGGTCGTGACCACCGCCGACCAGGTGATGCAGGAACTGGTGAACCTGGTCAGGTAG
- a CDS encoding flagellar FlbD family protein, with the protein MVKLTKIDGEKLVVNAELIESVNCGTDTLVSLTSGRKLIVRETPDEVVQLVLDYRVLVMRQVSFAGAATGA; encoded by the coding sequence ATGGTCAAACTGACGAAAATCGACGGCGAGAAGCTGGTGGTCAACGCCGAGCTGATCGAATCCGTCAACTGCGGCACGGACACCCTGGTCTCCCTGACGAGCGGCCGCAAGCTCATCGTCCGCGAGACGCCCGACGAGGTGGTGCAGCTTGTCCTCGACTACCGGGTCCTTGTGATGCGCCAGGTGTCCTTCGCCGGTGCCGCCACGGGCGCCTGA
- a CDS encoding flagellar FliJ family protein has protein sequence MPFRFRLEKVLKVRQRVLEQRTREVAEADRARQACLDREAAVAEAYRSVSEAEPAANGALLDVRDLAEQALRLRRLGELRLEAARATLAATIELDQQRQRLTAAWRDVEVLRKLEQRRRDQWDEEQRRDESRRLDEVGGIRADRLRRSKVSS, from the coding sequence ATGCCCTTCCGCTTCCGCCTCGAGAAGGTCCTGAAGGTCCGCCAGCGGGTGCTGGAACAGCGTACGCGCGAGGTGGCCGAGGCCGATCGCGCCCGCCAGGCCTGCCTGGACCGCGAAGCCGCCGTGGCTGAAGCGTACCGGAGCGTCAGCGAGGCCGAGCCCGCCGCCAATGGCGCCCTGCTGGATGTGCGCGACCTGGCCGAGCAGGCCCTGCGCCTGCGGCGCCTGGGCGAACTGCGGCTCGAAGCGGCCCGCGCCACGCTGGCCGCCACCATTGAACTGGACCAGCAGCGCCAGCGGTTGACCGCAGCCTGGCGCGATGTCGAGGTGCTCCGGAAGCTGGAACAGCGCCGGCGTGACCAGTGGGACGAGGAACAGCGGCGCGACGAGAGTCGCCGGCTGGACGAGGTCGGCGGCATCCGGGCCGACCGGCTGCGACGGTCAAAGGTTTCCTCCTGA
- a CDS encoding FliI/YscN family ATPase, which translates to MSLDWADLEDRLRLADPGRAVGRVANLVGMIVEVADLGAPVGSLCRIETGRQGAPVLCEVVGFRDDRLLVMPYQEARGIAPGCRATILASHLTVPVGPALLGRVVDGLGRPLDGGPGLGSLPRVKLGGTPPSAMHRRRVTDAVSTGIRSIDSMITTARGQRMGIFAGSGVGKSVLMGMLARQARVDVNVLALIGERGREVREFIERDLGPEGLARSVVVVVTSDESAVMRAKGADTAMTIAEQFRDSDHEVLFMMDSATRYAMALREIGLAAGEPPTTKGYPPSTFAALPRLCERAGWSEVNAMTAFFTVLIEGDDIHDPVGDAMRSILDGHVMLSRDLARQHHYPAVDVLGSVSRLRSDIVEAPDREAGARLMQWLKTLEDNRDLVNIGAYVAGADPVLDEALAREKDIRAFLKQDVLESTNVEASLAGLRQLTGIKAPAAAAPAATSPAAKPAAAKPAPARPTTARLTAPGTRTSGTA; encoded by the coding sequence ATGAGTCTCGACTGGGCCGATCTCGAGGATCGGCTGCGCCTGGCCGACCCCGGCCGCGCGGTGGGGCGCGTGGCGAATCTCGTCGGCATGATCGTCGAGGTGGCCGACCTCGGCGCGCCCGTCGGTTCCCTGTGCCGCATCGAGACCGGGCGCCAGGGGGCTCCCGTGCTTTGCGAAGTCGTCGGTTTCCGCGACGACCGCCTGCTGGTGATGCCCTACCAGGAGGCCCGCGGGATCGCCCCGGGCTGCCGGGCGACGATCCTGGCCAGCCATCTCACCGTCCCGGTCGGTCCGGCGCTGCTGGGTCGCGTGGTCGACGGGCTCGGGCGCCCGCTAGACGGCGGCCCCGGCCTCGGCTCGCTGCCGCGCGTAAAGCTGGGCGGGACACCGCCGAGCGCCATGCACCGACGTCGCGTGACCGACGCCGTCTCGACCGGCATCCGCTCCATCGACAGCATGATCACGACGGCCCGCGGCCAGCGCATGGGCATCTTTGCCGGCAGCGGCGTGGGCAAGTCCGTGTTGATGGGCATGCTGGCCCGGCAGGCCCGCGTCGACGTCAACGTCCTGGCGCTCATCGGCGAGCGCGGCCGCGAGGTCCGTGAGTTCATCGAGCGCGACCTGGGCCCCGAAGGCCTGGCGCGCAGCGTGGTGGTGGTCGTCACCTCGGACGAGAGCGCCGTGATGCGCGCGAAGGGCGCCGACACGGCCATGACGATCGCCGAGCAGTTCCGGGACAGCGACCACGAAGTGCTGTTCATGATGGATTCGGCCACCCGCTATGCCATGGCCCTGCGCGAAATCGGCTTGGCGGCGGGCGAGCCGCCCACGACCAAGGGCTATCCGCCGTCCACGTTCGCCGCGTTGCCCCGCCTTTGCGAACGCGCCGGCTGGTCCGAGGTCAACGCGATGACCGCCTTCTTCACGGTACTGATCGAGGGCGACGACATCCACGACCCCGTGGGCGATGCCATGCGCTCGATCCTCGACGGCCACGTGATGCTCAGCCGCGATCTGGCCCGCCAGCACCATTACCCCGCCGTCGACGTGCTCGGCAGCGTGAGCCGTCTGCGGAGCGACATCGTCGAGGCGCCCGACCGCGAAGCCGGCGCCCGCCTCATGCAGTGGCTGAAGACGCTGGAGGACAACCGCGACCTGGTCAACATCGGGGCCTACGTGGCCGGCGCCGACCCGGTGCTGGACGAGGCCCTGGCCCGCGAGAAGGACATCCGCGCCTTCCTGAAGCAGGACGTGCTGGAGTCGACCAACGTCGAGGCCAGCCTGGCCGGCCTGCGGCAATTGACGGGCATTAAAGCGCCCGCGGCCGCCGCGCCTGCCGCCACATCACCGGCAGCGAAGCCCGCGGCAGCGAAGCCGGCGCCTGCCAGGCCGACGACAGCCAGGCTGACGGCGCCGGGCACACGGACATCCGGGACGGCGTGA
- a CDS encoding flagellar hook-length control protein FliK, translated as MDAALLGLVPAATRPAAGAPRSANAAEVEAAGSAFAGILAAVPATPATETTGAVNGVPGVTMSKGAAAVVAAMVNAPDTTAQAPLPGLEVAGATAEAPATAAGQLVPAAAGVQAPTVAAATGTAMTPIVAVDPAAGPAGIVVSSGAATPATEAAAAVPAGQPVSDAVPAPVSVPVAPTAAPAATAAAAPATTDQVSVLPADDAALAQAQPAPADEAAAAGSALAGREPVDAGAPVTVTDAAIADVDNAGVETAAIEAAAVEQDLPEGEESATADDDSHRDAETSDAETSDAQASDAETGTHDPASRQPVTLPFAVTQAALQSYAKVSALGHQDASALDAGQQKAAGEAAAQGRPAAFAATVDRALAALAMATLGDGEAPAVNTNSLGTPQRADGGLAASIRTQVAEQLTRSLLDPAAEQKLTMRLHPENLGQVDAEFHSAGDRLTVILRASTPEAEQALRSGARELTDSIVDRSGRFQHVEVRVEMRDGATPRQDRTDDRQQDQKQDGRQDGRQDGRREGREEGRDRRPGNGRDEASAAWARAWADLGQEG; from the coding sequence ATGGATGCCGCCCTTCTCGGACTGGTGCCCGCGGCCACGCGCCCGGCCGCCGGCGCCCCGCGCAGCGCGAATGCAGCCGAGGTCGAGGCCGCCGGGTCGGCGTTCGCCGGCATCCTCGCCGCCGTCCCGGCCACGCCGGCGACCGAGACCACGGGCGCGGTGAACGGCGTGCCCGGTGTCACGATGTCGAAGGGCGCAGCTGCCGTCGTCGCCGCCATGGTCAACGCGCCCGACACGACCGCGCAGGCCCCGCTGCCTGGGCTGGAAGTCGCCGGTGCGACGGCCGAGGCTCCCGCAACCGCCGCAGGCCAGCTCGTTCCCGCTGCCGCCGGCGTGCAGGCGCCGACCGTTGCTGCCGCCACCGGCACCGCCATGACGCCGATCGTTGCCGTGGATCCGGCTGCAGGCCCGGCCGGAATCGTCGTCTCGAGCGGTGCGGCCACGCCGGCGACGGAAGCGGCCGCGGCCGTGCCTGCCGGGCAGCCTGTGTCCGACGCCGTCCCCGCGCCGGTCTCCGTGCCGGTGGCGCCGACCGCCGCCCCGGCCGCCACGGCCGCGGCTGCGCCTGCGACCACCGACCAGGTTTCGGTGCTGCCGGCTGACGACGCCGCCCTGGCGCAGGCGCAGCCCGCACCGGCGGACGAAGCCGCGGCAGCCGGCAGCGCACTGGCCGGACGCGAGCCCGTGGATGCCGGCGCGCCGGTAACGGTGACCGATGCCGCCATCGCCGACGTCGACAACGCCGGCGTCGAGACCGCCGCCATCGAAGCGGCCGCAGTCGAGCAGGACCTGCCCGAAGGCGAAGAGTCCGCGACTGCCGACGATGACAGCCACCGGGATGCCGAAACGTCGGATGCCGAAACGTCGGATGCCCAGGCGTCGGATGCGGAAACCGGGACACACGATCCCGCATCCCGCCAGCCGGTGACCCTGCCCTTCGCCGTGACCCAGGCGGCATTGCAGAGCTACGCGAAGGTGAGCGCGTTGGGCCACCAGGACGCGAGCGCTCTCGACGCCGGCCAGCAGAAGGCTGCCGGTGAAGCCGCCGCACAGGGACGCCCGGCGGCCTTTGCCGCCACCGTGGACCGCGCCCTGGCGGCACTGGCGATGGCCACGCTCGGTGACGGCGAAGCGCCGGCAGTGAACACGAACTCCCTCGGCACGCCGCAGCGCGCCGACGGCGGACTGGCCGCCTCGATCCGCACCCAGGTTGCGGAACAGTTGACGCGCAGCCTGCTCGACCCCGCCGCCGAGCAGAAGCTGACCATGCGCCTGCACCCGGAGAACCTGGGCCAGGTGGACGCCGAGTTCCACTCTGCAGGCGACCGCCTGACCGTGATCCTGCGGGCGAGCACGCCCGAGGCCGAGCAGGCGCTGCGTTCGGGCGCGCGCGAACTGACCGATTCCATCGTCGATCGTTCGGGACGCTTCCAGCACGTTGAAGTGCGCGTCGAGATGCGCGACGGCGCCACGCCGCGCCAGGATCGCACCGACGATCGTCAGCAGGACCAGAAGCAGGACGGCCGCCAGGATGGCCGCCAGGATGGACGACGTGAAGGCCGTGAAGAGGGGCGGGACCGCCGCCCCGGCAACGGCCGCGACGAGGCGAGCGCCGCTTGGGCGCGGGCCTGGGCCGATCTCGGGCAGGAGGGTTAG
- the fliN gene encoding flagellar motor switch protein FliN: MSSEDTNRRGGAAVTGDDESSALIADLGEDLVGAANLDLLLDVNLQISVELGRARLKFRDVLNLSSGSVVELGRQTSEPVDIMVNGALLASGEVVVIDDHFAVRITKLLNRVERLKRVL, from the coding sequence ATGAGCAGCGAGGACACGAACCGGCGCGGCGGCGCGGCGGTGACCGGCGACGACGAATCCAGTGCCCTGATCGCCGACCTGGGCGAGGACCTGGTGGGCGCCGCCAACCTGGACCTCCTGTTGGACGTCAACCTGCAGATCTCGGTCGAACTCGGCCGGGCCAGGTTGAAGTTCCGCGACGTCCTCAACCTGTCGTCCGGCTCGGTCGTCGAGCTGGGCAGGCAGACGAGCGAACCGGTCGACATCATGGTCAACGGGGCCCTGCTGGCCAGCGGCGAAGTCGTTGTCATCGATGACCATTTCGCCGTTCGCATCACAAAGCTCCTGAACCGCGTCGAACGCCTGAAGAGGGTCCTGTGA
- a CDS encoding flagellar basal body-associated FliL family protein, with protein sequence MAENKKDAEQEKAAPKAKGKPNLLENKALVLGIIVIVQAVVAIGLTQFVIVPRLGVGAAAAGGEAVADAHGEKPAAEGKHGEEAKGEKKEKKEKKSEKKGGHGGGGGEAGAEGEGGNLADLQEIIVTLAGDSARPRYLRIAVNLEMADPEFVPLVVGRRPQVRDAVIMTLSDKTPAMLSTPDGKKRLREEIFRRASEQLPEGALLNVYFSDLVVQ encoded by the coding sequence ATGGCCGAGAACAAGAAGGACGCGGAGCAGGAGAAGGCGGCGCCGAAGGCCAAGGGCAAGCCGAACCTGCTGGAGAACAAGGCCCTGGTGCTGGGCATCATCGTGATCGTCCAGGCCGTGGTGGCCATCGGCCTGACGCAGTTCGTGATCGTGCCCCGGCTCGGGGTCGGCGCCGCCGCCGCCGGGGGCGAGGCCGTGGCCGACGCCCATGGCGAGAAGCCCGCCGCCGAAGGCAAGCACGGCGAGGAAGCCAAGGGCGAGAAGAAGGAAAAGAAGGAAAAGAAGAGCGAAAAGAAGGGCGGCCACGGCGGCGGCGGCGGCGAGGCCGGCGCGGAAGGCGAAGGCGGCAACCTGGCCGACCTGCAGGAGATCATCGTGACGCTGGCCGGCGACTCGGCCCGCCCGCGCTACCTGCGCATCGCCGTCAACCTCGAGATGGCCGACCCGGAATTCGTGCCCCTGGTCGTCGGCAGGCGCCCGCAGGTGCGGGACGCCGTCATCATGACCCTTTCGGACAAGACGCCGGCGATGCTGAGCACACCTGACGGCAAGAAGCGCCTCCGCGAGGAGATCTTCCGGCGCGCCTCCGAGCAGCTGCCGGAAGGCGCGCTCCTCAACGTGTATTTCTCCGACCTCGTCGTCCAGTAG
- the fliQ gene encoding flagellar biosynthesis protein FliQ: MTPESVVEIGQYAMKTVVLVAGPMLLAGMVVGLVISIFQAATQINEMTMTFVPKILAVFVVLIITLPWTIQQMTAFTEAMFNRIANM; this comes from the coding sequence ATGACCCCGGAGAGCGTGGTCGAGATCGGACAATACGCAATGAAGACGGTGGTGCTGGTGGCGGGCCCGATGCTGCTGGCCGGCATGGTCGTCGGCCTGGTCATCAGCATCTTCCAGGCGGCGACCCAGATCAACGAGATGACCATGACCTTCGTGCCGAAGATCCTGGCCGTCTTCGTCGTGCTGATCATCACCCTGCCCTGGACGATCCAGCAGATGACGGCCTTCACCGAGGCGATGTTCAACCGCATCGCCAACATGTAG
- a CDS encoding flagellar motor switch protein FliM, with protein MARQGSNNDDSRDLDAAIDAAESMAGVVDGAGGLDLEEVLRAGPDEGGSDRGPRRYDFYRPHNISRTFEHNLQAVADGFAKMGSIDFTSLLRMSVQIDYKGLRQCTFGEYVSELPNPTCVSLVTMSPLKGYALVHVDLGLGFVFMKKLMGGIPDAEDSVREFTEIERGINAGMIERFLDLLRRSATKFMKMEPSFVSLENNANYLSGINDGESLIILKFQFRLDTVEGPVQIAIPQSAFGPVRDVFDPRDALEMRTAPELRDDRRKILDMVRSTSSELVVVLGEVEMNLEEVMKLVPGDILHLPQSVNGPLRVRIEGQTAWLGEAGRLGQKRAVKLTRQLTKE; from the coding sequence ATGGCGCGCCAGGGCAGCAACAACGACGACTCCCGGGACCTCGACGCCGCGATCGACGCGGCCGAGAGCATGGCCGGCGTTGTCGACGGGGCGGGCGGCCTGGACCTCGAGGAGGTCCTGCGCGCGGGTCCGGACGAGGGCGGCAGCGACCGCGGGCCGCGGCGCTACGATTTCTACCGCCCGCACAACATCTCCCGCACCTTCGAGCACAACCTGCAGGCGGTGGCCGACGGGTTCGCCAAGATGGGTTCGATCGACTTCACCAGCCTGCTGCGCATGAGCGTGCAGATCGACTACAAGGGCCTTCGGCAGTGCACGTTCGGCGAGTATGTCTCCGAATTGCCGAACCCCACCTGCGTGTCGCTGGTGACGATGTCGCCGCTGAAGGGCTACGCCCTGGTCCATGTGGACCTGGGGCTCGGCTTCGTGTTCATGAAGAAGCTGATGGGCGGGATCCCCGACGCCGAGGACTCGGTGCGGGAATTCACGGAAATCGAGCGCGGGATCAACGCCGGCATGATCGAGCGGTTCCTCGACCTGCTGCGGCGCTCGGCCACCAAGTTCATGAAGATGGAACCGTCGTTCGTCTCGCTCGAGAACAACGCGAATTACCTGAGCGGCATCAACGACGGCGAGTCGCTGATCATCCTCAAGTTCCAGTTCCGCCTCGATACCGTGGAAGGCCCGGTCCAGATCGCCATCCCGCAGTCGGCTTTCGGCCCCGTGCGCGACGTCTTCGATCCGCGCGACGCGCTCGAGATGCGCACGGCGCCCGAACTGCGCGACGACCGGCGGAAGATCCTGGACATGGTCCGTTCGACCAGCAGCGAGCTGGTCGTGGTGCTTGGCGAAGTCGAGATGAACCTCGAGGAAGTGATGAAGCTGGTCCCCGGCGATATCCTGCACCTGCCGCAGTCGGTGAACGGGCCGCTGCGGGTGCGTATCGAGGGCCAGACCGCGTGGCTGGGCGAGGCGGGGCGCCTCGGCCAGAAGCGCGCCGTGAAATTGACCCGACAGCTGACCAAGGAGTAG